A region of Vitis riparia cultivar Riparia Gloire de Montpellier isolate 1030 chromosome 1, EGFV_Vit.rip_1.0, whole genome shotgun sequence DNA encodes the following proteins:
- the LOC117916985 gene encoding serine carboxypeptidase-like 35: MVSMASSLCNWLIFCLVLQAMTAAASVAGAEELQQEKDRVKDLPGQPAVEFRHYAGYVKLRPQDEKALFYWFFEAQGGVLEKPLVLWLNGGPGCSSIAYGAAQELGPFLVRSNGTKLILNDFSWNKVANILFLEAPVGVGFSYTNKSSDLLKLGDRITAEDSHAFLVQWFKRFPSLKTHDFYITGESYAGHYVPQLAELIYERNKRSSKDSYINLKGFMIGNAVINDETDDMGLIEFAWSHAIISDQIYHGIMKNCDFKSDNLTNLCINYVEGFLEAYSDIDIYSIYTPVCLSSSKETYRKLVTAPRLFAQHDLWHQLPSGYDPCTKDYAEKYFNREDVQKALHANVTKLPYPYTTCSNVIRKWNDSPDTMLPTIQKLLKAGLRIWVYSGDTDGRVPVTSTRYSINKMELRIQQKWRAWFDRKQVAGWVVTYEGGLTLATVRGAGHQVPILAPSQSLALFSHFLSDATLPSSRA, encoded by the exons ATGGTTTCAATGGCGTCTTCTCTCTGCAACTGGCTGATCTTCTGTCTGGTTCTACAGGCGATGACGGCGGCGGCCTCGGTGGCCGGAGCGGAGGAATTACAGCAAGAGAAAGACAGAGTTAAGGATTTGCCGGGACAGCCGGCGGTGGAGTTCCGGCACTACGCAGGGTACGTGAAACTCCGGCCACAAGACGAGAAAGCACTCTTCTACTGGTTCTTTGAAGCCCAAGGCGGTGTTCTTGAAAAGCCTCTTGTGCTTTGGCTCAATGGAG GACCTGGATGCTCATCCATAGCTTATGGAGCTGCACAAGAACTCGGTCCGTTTCTTGTTAGGAGCAACGGAACTAAGCTTATTCTTAATGATTTTTCCTGGAACAAAG TTGCAAACATTCTGTTCCTGGAGGCACCTGTGGGAGTAGGGTTTTCATACACGAACAAATCGTCGGATTTGCTTAAGCTTGGTGATCGAATCACAGCTGAAGATTCTCATGCATTCTTAGTCCAATGGTTCAAGAGGTTCCCCAGCCTCAAAACCCATGATTTCTACATCACTGGAGAGAGCTATGCTG GTCACTATGTTCCTCAGCTTGCTGAGCTCATTTACGAAAGGAACAAAAGAAGCAGCAAAGACTCTTACATTAATCTCAAGGGTTTCATG ATTGGGAATGCAGTAATCAATGATGAAACAGACGATATGGGCCTCATTGAGTTCGCATGGAGTCATGCAATCATATCAGACCAAATCTACCATGGCATAATGAAGAATTGCGACTTCAAAAGTGACAACCTTACAAACCTCTGCATTAACTATGTCGAGGGCTTCTTGGAGGCTTATTCCGATATCGACATATATAGCATTTACACACCTGTGTGCCTCAGTTCTTCCAAAGAAACCTACCGAAAACTTGTCACTGCACCAAGACTCTTCGCACAACAT GACCTCTGGCATCAGCTACCATCGGGATACGATCCATGTACAAAAGATTATGCTGAGAAATATTTCAACAGGGAGGATGTTCAGAAGGCCCTTCATGCCAATGTCACCAAACTCCCCTATCCATACACCACATGCAG TAATGTTATTAGGAAGTGGAATGACTCGCCAGACACCATGCTGCCCACAATTCAGAAGCTCTTAAAGGCTGGTCTGCGCATTTGGGTCTACAG TGGGGACACAGATGGGAGGGTGCCAGTGACATCAACAAGGTACAGCATAAACAAGATGGAGTTAAGGATTCAGCAAAAGTGGAGGGCATGGTTCGACAGGAAACAAGTGGCCGGTTGGGTGGTGACTTATGAGGGTGGCCTTACACTAGCAACCGTAAGAGGTGCAGGTCACCAGGTCCCCATCCTTGCACCTTCTCAGTCCCTTGCTCTCTTCTCTCATTTCCTCTCGGATGCCACCTTGCCGTCTTCCAGAGCCTAG